The following coding sequences lie in one Aspergillus luchuensis IFO 4308 DNA, chromosome 8, nearly complete sequence genomic window:
- a CDS encoding HpcH/HpaI aldolase family protein (COG:G;~EggNog:ENOG410PNY4;~InterPro:IPR005000,IPR015813,IPR040442;~PFAM:PF03328;~go_function: GO:0003824 - catalytic activity [Evidence IEA]): protein MTQSDPQTTSISNPFRTRILSGQITPLLTAKYLTTNELPLLCKTTSIHAIFIDMEHSAHDMRTVSQLILACHCAGISPVVRSPSKSHFHISRILDAGASAVVIPHVESVEEVKELVQHGKYAPLGKRGCTNNQPAFGFRHVSTKVQNAVLNEQTMLIPMIETPGAVDIVEEIVAVEGVDGILIGSNDLCSDMGIPGGYDTAEYQDAVKRVIKACVDVGKPVGIGGIPGRLDLLEMWFKLGATWSLGGQDGAMVQAGMRQLSQKYEDINVRLERV from the coding sequence ATGACCCAATCCGACCCTCAAACCACCAGCATCTCCAATCCCTTCCGGACGCGCATCCTCTCCGGACAAATAACCCCCCTCCTAACAGCCAAATACCTAACAACCAATGaactccccctcctctgcAAAACGACCTCTATCCAcgccatcttcatcgacaTGGAGCACTCCGCGCACGACATGCGCACTGTCTCGCAACTAATTCTCGCCTGCCACTGCGCAGGCATCTCGCCCGTCGTGCGCTCGCCCTCCAAGTCGCACTTCCATATCAGTCGCATTCTCGACGCAGGCGCCTCCGCCGTGGTGATTCCTCACGTGGAGTCCGTCGAAGAGGTGAAGGAATTAGTCCAGCATGGGAAGTACGCTCCCCTGGGAAAGCGCGGCTGCACGAATAACCAGCCGGCGTTTGGGTTCCGGCATGTGTCTACGAAGGTGCAGAATGCGGTGTTGAATGAGCAGACTATGCTGATTCCAATGATTGAGACGCCTGGGGCGGTGGATATTGTGGAGGAGATTGTGGCTgttgagggggtggatgggatttTGATTGGTTCGAATGATCTCTGTTCGGACATGGGGATTCCCGGGGGTTATGATACTGCTGAGTATCAGGATGCGGTGAAGAGGGTTATCAAGGCGTGTGTGGATGTTGGAAAGCCTGTGGGTATTGGGGGGATTCCGGGGAGACTGGATCTTTTGGAGATGTGGTTTAAGTTGGGGGCGACGTGGTCGTTGGGTGGACAGGATGGGGCGATGGTGCAGGCGGGGATGAGGCAGTTGAGTCAGAAGTATGAGGATATCAATGTGAGGTTGGAGAGGGTGTAG